The Linepithema humile isolate Giens D197 chromosome 2, Lhum_UNIL_v1.0, whole genome shotgun sequence genome has a segment encoding these proteins:
- the LOC105679066 gene encoding eukaryotic translation initiation factor 4E transporter isoform X3 — MRLIAVQNFIGSNWHRRPRKRPLVGPTGSPFLDALVMQTRSCRWFRKNKSVNPLKRVTFRDEAIISMSVAGEVTDTSIMEVGRSRPQFQYSREELMLIKNLRLSKIRPAFLDVACNNARGVWDPERWHSDRKRSDTPPKEERTGRSDQITENHSKRRNNGDPRDRIRKEQDGIVLSPQRRSFNSGCFVNVSQPPNRRPESPIGKTELRNTFQVSHREPVRRIGSGRILTRDIWDFRSENEKIEPERADYGFRSGTAGGGSLRDRDNRDNRDGKERDRERDIRDRERDRDNLRERDERFERRSFGRDYGDRGDRERDRGDRGVERNERNNHQTDRDKDRGREKRFGNDRRRTYSDNRELDEPEWFSSGPTSQHDTIELRGFEDIPEEKAVNSSNTNAKSKKQTPAQKKRGKKNSTEKDDKASESSAGPKGRSTPTVMDQPMNVVPAPHSPISEQTEQSSITQTKENDVSESTVTEQTTSESAENSNANQNQEDSHPLKFLDDFLKSDTFPGVSGLLTNGVGSNSGTGSRFSQWFKRESPIQQADSRRTSIQDELLNNLLNDITEPNIQIPSVTESNTYFAPISPANTTNNANTATNGVKLLEMLHRGNKPNQNGQGDATNTAIPMMKNCSIKDLVGGKVVHSLEELEARMRGGAPPPATSTDTPRVNKTEEDLSAFKKLLAQVTGGQAVPAANGPITQKQPVTLMQLLNSQLKTQQPPMPHQQPPAETLHTTTFNHVGPLGPTQHPHQAQMQHENLMKVLQIQQQQQQQQQQQQQQQQQQQQQQQKQRHSDAMMSMMMGNQRMLGVSPTEMQIMINNVASSQELLQRPEAQAIIQGLQQGEITRQHLIQQLQNPAMQHRHREVLVNILKMYGGTTPRTISPHPHPTAPTPQDHILQQMLYQQQQQRIPSPMNNVMPHRVPSPREIVMHTQSIMQGALIKKKLEEQRENFRKRQDQQQQQQQQQQQQQQQQQQQQQQQVQQQRASSPVNSPAKQTASPLAFTPTSVLRKMTADKEPDGSSNDPSKMSTQTQASQMQQMQSAVQLLAHGALSRHTALRPQAVQSTWSNPSLKQHPGRPIVKGGNNNNTSGNQFQYNAGNAEFQQHQHRTVSNVYGNPPRSKHTMATSLPPHHSVPQYNVAQNSIMNQRSNPINTQMKTQQVPSHLANMQQQPPHGTANMQQQQQQPPQRSVNTPMQLVVNQNYNSSRTDGRAMRSQQMNMPVGRQPSPGLGFVGSNGGDLSPTSNQLARWFSPELLAQARAGKLPELVQTNVLSLEELEKLQHASTIVHN; from the exons ATGAGACTCATTGCCGTCCAGAATTTTATCGGATCGAATTGGCACCGGCGCCCGCGGAAGCGTCCGCTAGTCGGGCCAACGGGGTCCCCTTTCCTGGACGCCTTGGTCATGCAGACTAGGTCCTGCCGCTGGTTTCGGAAAAACAAATCCGTCAATCCTCTTAAGCGGGTGACCTTTC GAGATGAGGCCATTATATCAATGTCGGTGGCCGGAGAGGTGACTGACACTTCAATCATGGAAGTAGGCCGTTCCAGACCTCAGTTTCAATATTCTCGG GAGGAGTTGAtgctgataaaaaatttacgactGTCGAAAATTAGGCCTGCATTCTTGGACGTTGCTTGCAACAA CGCGCGAGGTGTTTGGGATCCTGAACGTTGGCACTCGGACAGAAAGCGCAGTGATACACCCCCGAAAGAGGAACGGACTGGACGTAGTGATCAAATCACTGAGAATCATAGTAAGCGACGTAACAATGGCGACCCACGGGACCGAATACGTAAGGAGCAAGACGGCATCGTTTTGAGCCCCCAACGAAGAAGTTTTAACTCGGGATGTTTCGTTAACGTGAGTCAGCCACCAAATCGTCGTCCGGAGAGCCCTATTGGCAAAACAGAG TTACGGAACACTTTTCAGGTGAGCCACCGCGAGCCTGTTCGCCGAATCGGCAGCGGCAGGATTCTGACGCGGGATATATGGGACTTCAGATCGGAGAACGAGAAGATCGAACCCGAACGAGCGGATTACGGCTTTAGGTCAGGCACGGCCGGCGGCGGTTCTCTGCGCGATCGCGATAACAGAGATAATCGCGACGGGAAGGAGCGGGACAGAGAGCGCGATATACGGGACAGAGAGCGTGATCGTGACAATCTGCGCGAGCGGGACGAGAGATTCGAGCGGAGATCATTCGGCCGGGATTACGGTGATCGCGGCGATAGAGAGCGCGATCGCGGCGATAGAGGAGTGGAGCGAAACGAACGGAACAATCATCAAACGGATCGCGACAAGGATCGTGGGCGCGAGAAGAGATTTGGCAACGATCGTCGACGAACTTACAGCGACAATCGCGAGTTGGACGAGCCCGAATGGTTCAGCTCCGGGCCTACGTCTCAGCACGATACCATCGAGCTGAGAGGCTTTGAGGATATCCCGGAGGAGAAGGCGGTGAACAGCAGTAATACGAATGCCAAGAGCAAGAAGCAGACGCCCGCGCAGAAGAAACGGGGCAAGAAGAACTCCACGGAGAAGGATGATAAAGCGAGCGAGAGCTCGGCGGGCCCGAAAGGCCGAAGCACACCCACCGTGATGGATCAACCTATGAACGTTGTACCGGCGCCGCATTCTCCGATCTCTGAACAGACTGAGCAATCCTCCATCACTCAGACCAAGGAGAATGACGTCAGTGAGAGCACCGTGACCGAACAGACGACGTCCGAATCCGCAGAGAATTCTAACGCCAATCAGAATCAGGAGGACTCGCATCCTTTGAAGTTCCTGGACGATTTCCTGAAGTCCGATACGTTCCCCGGTGTTTCCGGACTGTTAACG AACGGAGTTGGCTCCAACAGTGGCACCGGTTCCCGCTTCAGTCAGTGGTTTAAGAGGGAAAGTCCAATTCAGCAGGCGGACAGTCGTAGAACTTCCATACAAGATGAACTGCTGAATAATCTGTTGAACGACATCACCGAGCCGAACATACAGATACCATCAGTGACAGAATCGAACACCTACTTCGCTCCAATTTCTCCGGCCAACACGACGAACAACGCCAACACGGCTACGAACGGCGTTAAGTTATTGGAAATGCTACATCGCGGTAATAAGCCGAATCAAAACGGCCAAGGCGACGCGACCAACACGGCTATTCCCATGATGAAGAATTGTTCTATTAAAGATTTGG TTGGTGGAAAAGTTGTGCACAGCTTAGAGGAATTAGAAGCACGCATGCGGGGTGGTGCTCCTCCACCTGCGACTTCGACTGATACACCCCGTGTAAATAAGACTGAAGAAGATCTCtctgcttttaaaaaattg cttGCTCAAGTGACTGGAGGACAAGCTGTGCCTGCAGCTAACGGACCTATCACTCAAAAACAACCTGTAACGTTAATGCAA CTGCTTAATTCGCAACTGAAAACCCAGCAACCGCCGATGCCGCATCAGCAGCCGCCCGCGGAAACACTTCATACTACGACATTTAATCATGTCGGACCTCTTGGTCCCACGCAGCATCCGCATCAGGCTCAGATGCAGCACGAGAACCTAATGAAAGTCTTGCAAATACAG cagcagcaacaacaacaacagcagcagcagcagcaacaacagcaacagcagcagcaacaacaacagaaACAGCGACATTCCGATGCCATGATGTCAATGATGATGGGCAATCAACGAATGTTAGGTGTCAGTCCGACGGAGATGCAAATAATGATAAACAATGTCGCGTCGAGCCAAGAGCTTTTGCAACGACCGGAAGCTCAAGCGATCATTCAAGGTCTGCAGCAAGGGGAGATCACCAGACAACATCTCATACAACAGTTGCAG AATCCCGCCATGCAGCATCGCCATCGGGAAGTCTTGGtgaacattttgaaaatgtacgGTGGCACCACACCTCGTACTATAAGTCCGCATCCTCATCCCACTGCTCCCACCCCCCAGGATCATATCCTGCAGCAGATGCTATatcagcagcagcaacagagAATTCCATCCCCGATGAACAATG TGATGCCACACAGAGTACCGTCGCCACGGGAGATCGTTATGCACACTCAATCCATAATGCAAGGTGCTTTAATTAAGAAGAAATTGGAGGAGCAGCGTGAGAATTTCCGTAAACGGCAGGatcaacagcagcagcagcagcagcagcagcaacaacaacagcagcagcagcagcaacagcagcagcaacaagtTCAGCAGCAGCGCGCGTCTAGTCCTGTTAACTCACCAGCTAAGCAAACAGCCAGTCCGCTCGCTTTTACTCCAACCTCCGTTTTACGTAAAATGACTGCTGATAAGGAACCCGACG GAAGCAGCAATGACCCATCCAAAATGTCCACACAAACTCAGGCTTCGCAAATGCAACAAATGCAGTCTGCAGTACAATTACTTGCGCACGGGGCTCTCTCGAGACACACCGCATTACGACCGCAAGCTGTCCAATCGACATGGTCGAATCCATCGCTTAAACAACATCCAG GTCGACCTATAGTAAAAGGCGGCAACAATAACAACACAAGCGGCAATCAGTTCCAATACAATGCGGGAAATGCAGAATTTCAACAGCATCAGCACAGGACGGTCTCAAACGTTTACGGCAACCCACCGAGATCTAAGCACACGATGGCGACCTCGCTACCGCCGCATCACAGCGTTCCGCAGTACAACGTGGCGCAGAACTCGATTATGAATCAGAGGTCAAATCCTATAAATACTCAAATGAAGACTCAGCAAGTCCCGTCGCATCTCGCCAATATGCAGCAACAACCGCCGCATGGAACCGCCAAcatgcagcagcagcagcagcaaccgCCGCAGCGGAGTGTAAATACACCGATGCAACTTGTCGTGAACCAAAATTACAATTCCAGTCGCACAG ATGGACGTGCGATGCGATCGCAGCAAATGAACATGCCGGTTGGCCGTCAACCTTCGCCGGGCCTCGGGTTTGTGGGCAGTAACGGAGGTGACCTCTCGCCAACATCTAATCAGCTCGCGCGATGGTTCAGCCCGGAACTACTCGCTCAAGCGCGGGCTGGCAAGCTGCCGGAACTCGTGCAGACGAACGTCCTGTCGTTGGAGGAGCTCGAGAAACTGCAACATGCATCAACCATAGTGCATAACTAA
- the LOC105679066 gene encoding eukaryotic translation initiation factor 4E transporter isoform X5, translated as MRLIAVQNFIGSNWHRRPRKRPLVGPTGSPFLDALVMQTRSCRWFRKNKSVNPLKRVTFRDEAIISMSVAGEVTDTSIMEVGRSRPQFQYSREELMLIKNLRLSKIRPAFLDVACNNARGVWDPERWHSDRKRSDTPPKEERTGRSDQITENHSKRRNNGDPRDRIRKEQDGIVLSPQRRSFNSGCFVNVSQPPNRRPESPIGKTEVSHREPVRRIGSGRILTRDIWDFRSENEKIEPERADYGFRSGTAGGGSLRDRDNRDNRDGKERDRERDIRDRERDRDNLRERDERFERRSFGRDYGDRGDRERDRGDRGVERNERNNHQTDRDKDRGREKRFGNDRRRTYSDNRELDEPEWFSSGPTSQHDTIELRGFEDIPEEKAVNSSNTNAKSKKQTPAQKKRGKKNSTEKDDKASESSAGPKGRSTPTVMDQPMNVVPAPHSPISEQTEQSSITQTKENDVSESTVTEQTTSESAENSNANQNQEDSHPLKFLDDFLKSDTFPGVSGLLTNGVGSNSGTGSRFSQWFKRESPIQQADSRRTSIQDELLNNLLNDITEPNIQIPSVTESNTYFAPISPANTTNNANTATNGVKLLEMLHRGNKPNQNGQGDATNTAIPMMKNCSIKDLVGGKVVHSLEELEARMRGGAPPPATSTDTPRVNKTEEDLSAFKKLLAQVTGGQAVPAANGPITQKQPVTLMQLLNSQLKTQQPPMPHQQPPAETLHTTTFNHVGPLGPTQHPHQAQMQHENLMKVLQIQQQQQQQQQQQQQQQQQQQQQQQKQRHSDAMMSMMMGNQRMLGVSPTEMQIMINNVASSQELLQRPEAQAIIQGLQQGEITRQHLIQQLQNPAMQHRHREVLVNILKMYGGTTPRTISPHPHPTAPTPQDHILQQMLYQQQQQRIPSPMNNVMPHRVPSPREIVMHTQSIMQGALIKKKLEEQRENFRKRQDQQQQQQQQQQQQQQQQQQQQQQQVQQQRASSPVNSPAKQTASPLAFTPTSVLRKMTADKEPDGSSNDPSKMSTQTQASQMQQMQSAVQLLAHGALSRHTALRPQAVQSTWSNPSLKQHPGRPIVKGGNNNNTSGNQFQYNAGNAEFQQHQHRTVSNVYGNPPRSKHTMATSLPPHHSVPQYNVAQNSIMNQRSNPINTQMKTQQVPSHLANMQQQPPHGTANMQQQQQQPPQRSVNTPMQLVVNQNYNSSRTDGRAMRSQQMNMPVGRQPSPGLGFVGSNGGDLSPTSNQLARWFSPELLAQARAGKLPELVQTNVLSLEELEKLQHASTIVHN; from the exons ATGAGACTCATTGCCGTCCAGAATTTTATCGGATCGAATTGGCACCGGCGCCCGCGGAAGCGTCCGCTAGTCGGGCCAACGGGGTCCCCTTTCCTGGACGCCTTGGTCATGCAGACTAGGTCCTGCCGCTGGTTTCGGAAAAACAAATCCGTCAATCCTCTTAAGCGGGTGACCTTTC GAGATGAGGCCATTATATCAATGTCGGTGGCCGGAGAGGTGACTGACACTTCAATCATGGAAGTAGGCCGTTCCAGACCTCAGTTTCAATATTCTCGG GAGGAGTTGAtgctgataaaaaatttacgactGTCGAAAATTAGGCCTGCATTCTTGGACGTTGCTTGCAACAA CGCGCGAGGTGTTTGGGATCCTGAACGTTGGCACTCGGACAGAAAGCGCAGTGATACACCCCCGAAAGAGGAACGGACTGGACGTAGTGATCAAATCACTGAGAATCATAGTAAGCGACGTAACAATGGCGACCCACGGGACCGAATACGTAAGGAGCAAGACGGCATCGTTTTGAGCCCCCAACGAAGAAGTTTTAACTCGGGATGTTTCGTTAACGTGAGTCAGCCACCAAATCGTCGTCCGGAGAGCCCTATTGGCAAAACAGAG GTGAGCCACCGCGAGCCTGTTCGCCGAATCGGCAGCGGCAGGATTCTGACGCGGGATATATGGGACTTCAGATCGGAGAACGAGAAGATCGAACCCGAACGAGCGGATTACGGCTTTAGGTCAGGCACGGCCGGCGGCGGTTCTCTGCGCGATCGCGATAACAGAGATAATCGCGACGGGAAGGAGCGGGACAGAGAGCGCGATATACGGGACAGAGAGCGTGATCGTGACAATCTGCGCGAGCGGGACGAGAGATTCGAGCGGAGATCATTCGGCCGGGATTACGGTGATCGCGGCGATAGAGAGCGCGATCGCGGCGATAGAGGAGTGGAGCGAAACGAACGGAACAATCATCAAACGGATCGCGACAAGGATCGTGGGCGCGAGAAGAGATTTGGCAACGATCGTCGACGAACTTACAGCGACAATCGCGAGTTGGACGAGCCCGAATGGTTCAGCTCCGGGCCTACGTCTCAGCACGATACCATCGAGCTGAGAGGCTTTGAGGATATCCCGGAGGAGAAGGCGGTGAACAGCAGTAATACGAATGCCAAGAGCAAGAAGCAGACGCCCGCGCAGAAGAAACGGGGCAAGAAGAACTCCACGGAGAAGGATGATAAAGCGAGCGAGAGCTCGGCGGGCCCGAAAGGCCGAAGCACACCCACCGTGATGGATCAACCTATGAACGTTGTACCGGCGCCGCATTCTCCGATCTCTGAACAGACTGAGCAATCCTCCATCACTCAGACCAAGGAGAATGACGTCAGTGAGAGCACCGTGACCGAACAGACGACGTCCGAATCCGCAGAGAATTCTAACGCCAATCAGAATCAGGAGGACTCGCATCCTTTGAAGTTCCTGGACGATTTCCTGAAGTCCGATACGTTCCCCGGTGTTTCCGGACTGTTAACG AACGGAGTTGGCTCCAACAGTGGCACCGGTTCCCGCTTCAGTCAGTGGTTTAAGAGGGAAAGTCCAATTCAGCAGGCGGACAGTCGTAGAACTTCCATACAAGATGAACTGCTGAATAATCTGTTGAACGACATCACCGAGCCGAACATACAGATACCATCAGTGACAGAATCGAACACCTACTTCGCTCCAATTTCTCCGGCCAACACGACGAACAACGCCAACACGGCTACGAACGGCGTTAAGTTATTGGAAATGCTACATCGCGGTAATAAGCCGAATCAAAACGGCCAAGGCGACGCGACCAACACGGCTATTCCCATGATGAAGAATTGTTCTATTAAAGATTTGG TTGGTGGAAAAGTTGTGCACAGCTTAGAGGAATTAGAAGCACGCATGCGGGGTGGTGCTCCTCCACCTGCGACTTCGACTGATACACCCCGTGTAAATAAGACTGAAGAAGATCTCtctgcttttaaaaaattg cttGCTCAAGTGACTGGAGGACAAGCTGTGCCTGCAGCTAACGGACCTATCACTCAAAAACAACCTGTAACGTTAATGCAA CTGCTTAATTCGCAACTGAAAACCCAGCAACCGCCGATGCCGCATCAGCAGCCGCCCGCGGAAACACTTCATACTACGACATTTAATCATGTCGGACCTCTTGGTCCCACGCAGCATCCGCATCAGGCTCAGATGCAGCACGAGAACCTAATGAAAGTCTTGCAAATACAG cagcagcaacaacaacaacagcagcagcagcagcaacaacagcaacagcagcagcaacaacaacagaaACAGCGACATTCCGATGCCATGATGTCAATGATGATGGGCAATCAACGAATGTTAGGTGTCAGTCCGACGGAGATGCAAATAATGATAAACAATGTCGCGTCGAGCCAAGAGCTTTTGCAACGACCGGAAGCTCAAGCGATCATTCAAGGTCTGCAGCAAGGGGAGATCACCAGACAACATCTCATACAACAGTTGCAG AATCCCGCCATGCAGCATCGCCATCGGGAAGTCTTGGtgaacattttgaaaatgtacgGTGGCACCACACCTCGTACTATAAGTCCGCATCCTCATCCCACTGCTCCCACCCCCCAGGATCATATCCTGCAGCAGATGCTATatcagcagcagcaacagagAATTCCATCCCCGATGAACAATG TGATGCCACACAGAGTACCGTCGCCACGGGAGATCGTTATGCACACTCAATCCATAATGCAAGGTGCTTTAATTAAGAAGAAATTGGAGGAGCAGCGTGAGAATTTCCGTAAACGGCAGGatcaacagcagcagcagcagcagcagcagcaacaacaacagcagcagcagcagcaacagcagcagcaacaagtTCAGCAGCAGCGCGCGTCTAGTCCTGTTAACTCACCAGCTAAGCAAACAGCCAGTCCGCTCGCTTTTACTCCAACCTCCGTTTTACGTAAAATGACTGCTGATAAGGAACCCGACG GAAGCAGCAATGACCCATCCAAAATGTCCACACAAACTCAGGCTTCGCAAATGCAACAAATGCAGTCTGCAGTACAATTACTTGCGCACGGGGCTCTCTCGAGACACACCGCATTACGACCGCAAGCTGTCCAATCGACATGGTCGAATCCATCGCTTAAACAACATCCAG GTCGACCTATAGTAAAAGGCGGCAACAATAACAACACAAGCGGCAATCAGTTCCAATACAATGCGGGAAATGCAGAATTTCAACAGCATCAGCACAGGACGGTCTCAAACGTTTACGGCAACCCACCGAGATCTAAGCACACGATGGCGACCTCGCTACCGCCGCATCACAGCGTTCCGCAGTACAACGTGGCGCAGAACTCGATTATGAATCAGAGGTCAAATCCTATAAATACTCAAATGAAGACTCAGCAAGTCCCGTCGCATCTCGCCAATATGCAGCAACAACCGCCGCATGGAACCGCCAAcatgcagcagcagcagcagcaaccgCCGCAGCGGAGTGTAAATACACCGATGCAACTTGTCGTGAACCAAAATTACAATTCCAGTCGCACAG ATGGACGTGCGATGCGATCGCAGCAAATGAACATGCCGGTTGGCCGTCAACCTTCGCCGGGCCTCGGGTTTGTGGGCAGTAACGGAGGTGACCTCTCGCCAACATCTAATCAGCTCGCGCGATGGTTCAGCCCGGAACTACTCGCTCAAGCGCGGGCTGGCAAGCTGCCGGAACTCGTGCAGACGAACGTCCTGTCGTTGGAGGAGCTCGAGAAACTGCAACATGCATCAACCATAGTGCATAACTAA